In the Terriglobia bacterium genome, GCCGTCGAGCTGGTTCCCTTTCCAGCGCACGACGGTGTGCGGGTCGTAGATGGCGGATTTCTTGTCGGGATGTTGCTTGATGAATTGCTCCACCTGCTCGCGCGTCAGGCCATGCGGATAAAAACCGCGGCCGGGATTCATGGGCGGGCAGACGCCGCTGGCCGAGGCTTCCGATTGCGTGCAGACGAAGGACTGATTGTCCTCCAGCAGGTCAAAGCGGCTGGCGTTGATGAACAAATAGCGGCGCAGGTCCTGGTCGCGCTGCTCCTTGCTGCCGGCAAGTTGCTGGTGGAGGGTCAGGGCCTCGGGATCGCTCTGGCGCCAGTAAATCTCCTCGATGTAGCCGCAGGCTTCTACCAGTTTGTCCACCAGTTGGCGCTCGCGCGGGCTGAGACCGTCCGCTTTGAAGGGCATTTCGACGGGCTTGAATTTGGCGACGCGCTGGGCGAGATCGGGAACGACCTTGAGGGCTGTGGCGGTGCTTGGCGGCGACGTTTTACGTTTCGTCTGAGCATCAGTAAGTGGAGTCATGAGGAGGACCAGCAGGGCCAGAAAGAAGCTGACGCCAACGTTTGGCATGCCGCAGATTCTAGCAGTTCATCAGTATCTCATTACTGACAAACTGACCTGCTGACATACTGAAAAACTCGCAGCTATGATTAAGGGCATGTCCGGTTTTCCCCAAGGCAACGGCGCGCAGGCGCTGCTCATCGATGCCGACGACACGCTTTGGGAGAACAACATCTACTTCGAGCGGGCCATCGCCGGATTTATTTCCTATCTGAACCATCGCGAATACTCGCCGGAACAGGTCCGGGCGGCGCTGAACGAGGTGGAGCGCGAGTGCATCATCTCGCACGGGTACGGGCTGCACAGCTTTGCGCACGCGCTGATGCGGACCTTCGAGCAACTGGCGGTGGAGCCGGTCGCGCCGGAGCAGCACGAACGCATCCGCAGCTTCGCGCATGCCATCGCGGAGCATCCGGTGGAGATCCTGGCGGGCGTGCCGGAAACGCTGGAGTACCTGGCGGCGCGGCACCACCTGATCCTGATGACCAAGGGCGACTTCACGGAGCAGTCGGGGAAGGTGGAGCGGTCGGGGCTGAAGGAATTTTTTGCGGCGGTGGAGATCGTGGCGGAGAAGAACGCGGCGATCTATGGCGAGGTGGTCGCGAAATACGGCTTGGCGCACGATGCGACGTGGATGATCGGGAACAGTCCGAAATCGGACATCAATCCGGCGCTGGCGGCGGGCTTGAATGCCGTGTTCGTGCCGCACGACCAGACCTGGATTCTGGAACATGAGGAAGTGGCGGAAGCGCCGCCGGGGCAGCGGCTGCTGGTGGTGGAGAAGTTCGCCGGGCTGAGAGAGCATTTCTAGGAGTCGATGGTCGATGGTCGACGGCAAAAGCATTGTTGATTGTCGATTGACGATTTCTAAAGGGCTCTGGGCGGTTCGAGCTTTATCGATCATCCGCCGCCGATTGGCGACCGTCGGCGCCATCGACCGGTTGCCATCGACCATCGACTATCGGCCATCGACTTTCCGGTTACTTCTGTAACTGATTGCCAGCACACGAGTTTGAACCTACTTAGCTAACACGCGCGCGGCCTCGCGAGATGTTCCGGCGTGGTACTCTCAACTTGCTCTGCTCGGCGATTCTTGCTCCCGCGCGCCACGATGGGAGTAACGAACGACAATTTTCGGCGGCTCCTGCTGACCTTCCAGGCCCTCAGCGAACTGGGCTCGGAGATGACGGCGGACACCGACTTTGGGCAACGTGCGCAGTCCATCCTTTCCTGCGTCATGGAAGCGGCGGACGTGCGCGAAGGCGCGTTATTTGTTTTTCGCGACAAGCCCGCGGTGCTGGCGACAGTGGCCGTGCGCGGCTACACTTCCTTTCCCGGGCAGGGCGTCATCCCGCTGCTACCCAAGCATGTGCATGCCTTGAACAACGTGCGCGCGCCGTTGCTGATCTCGCGCGCCGCCTGGGAGCAGTACCTAAGCTCCAACGGCAACGTGGCGCCGGAGCTGTTCAAGTGCATCGCTCCTCTCCGCGTGGGCGGAAAGCTGGTGGGCATGGTCGCGCTGGGACGCCGCGGCGAGGACGAGCCGTATGGAGAAGACGACCTGCAGGCGATCGGCATGATGGTGCATTACGTGGCGCTGGCGGTGCACAACCACACGCTCTCGGAGTCGCTCGCGCAAAGGGTCTCCGAGCACCTCAAGTTGCTGGGTTCGGTGCACAATTTTTACGACACCGCTCTGGAGACCTTCGCCAACGCGATCGACATCAAGCACGTGAACGTGCGCGGGCATTCGCTGCGCGTGGGGCGGTATTCCGCGGGGATCGCCGATGCCATGGGACTGGAGCAGACCGAGGTCGCGGGCTTACGCGCGGCCGGGTACCTGCACGATATCGGCAAGGTCGCGGTGGACAAGCGGCTGTTCGCCAAGCCGAGCGCGCTGAACGAAGACGAATTCCGCGAGATGGCGGACCACACCGTGGTCGGGCACCAGATCGTGCGCGGCGTGGAGTTTCCGTGGCCGAAAGTGCCGGAGGTGGTGCGGTCACATCACGAGCGGACGGACCGCAGCGGGTATCCGGACCGGCTGGCTGCCGACGAGATCGCCATGCCGGCGCGCATTACGGCGGTGGCCGACTCCTTTGACGCGATGACCAGCGAGCGCCCGTACCGATCCGGCATGACCGTGGGCGAGGCGCTGAGCGAGATCGTGCGCATTGCGCCCCTGAAGTTCGACATCAACGCGGTGCAGGCGCTCATGGTGCAGGTGCGGCGCGACGCGGTCGGGCGCAAGGAGAATCGGTTCCTCGCCGAGCGGACGGTCTGCAATATCGCGCCCACCGACATTGACGTGCTGGCCTCGGCGCTGAATCACAAGATTACGCATGGGCGGATCTACTCGGCGTAGTCGTAGGCCCGAGCCGTCCAAATTCAACTCGCGGTCGTTCCCCACGCATTGAAAATAATCTTGATCTTCCGAAAGAACCGTCGTCGTGTGCCGTATGATGATGGCTTCTCTGAGAAATGCGTCAGTTGCATGTTCACCGCCAATATGGTGGCGGCTTTATCTAAGAAAACAGTTCCGCGGGTAGCAAACAAATGGCGACACAGAAGCTCGATCTCATAATTCCCGTTTATCTAAATCAGCGGCTCGTGTTTGATTTGGTAGCTATGCTGCAGGGCGGGATTGCAACGGTAACTCGCATCTCGGAGGCGCATCGCGACACAAGCGAAGTTTCGGGCGAGGTGACCGGTGGATTCGGCCTGAGTCAGGCCCTCGCATCACTCCTTAAGGTCAACCTCTCAGGCAAAATGGCAGGGGGAACGGAAGGGTCTGTCGAGTCCACCAGCACCGCAGACCGAGTCCACACGCCCGCTTCGCTGTTTTTCACACTTCGAAATCTGCTGATCGATCGCGGTATGCTCCAGAACGACGGTAGTCACGCCTCCAGCAAGCCCGGCGAATTCGTTGAATTCACCGCTTCTCTGCGCCGCAATCCGCTCATCGAGGGCCTTGATTCCATCGTAGAGATCATCGACATGGTCTGGGTTTTCATGGATGAGCCGGCAAAATCAAAGCATCAGGGAGGAAAGCAACTGCAGCAGAATCAGCCGAACCTGAAACACCTACAGGGACAACTCGACTCGCTATCGAAATCTTTAAAATCCGGCGGCACACAGGACCTCGTTGCGACTCTCACTGGTTCTCGCGGCAGGGCTGTTCTTACTGTTGAAAAACAGTACCTAAACGACCCGTCGATGTCAGACCTCGTGGACGGCACGTTCCGAGTCGTCGGAAAAGTGATCCGGTCAGTGGACACGGATCAGGATTCGATAAGCCTCCTGCGAAAGACCGCCATGAGTCGCGTGCCACCAAATGTACTGAACGGTATCACTGAAGCATTTGGTACGCTGACTCAACAGCACGGGTTTGCGATGCCTACAATGGAAGTCGAAATCAAGGGGCCAGTCATGCAGATACTGCCATTGGCCATCTTTTCGTAACGACGGACGCCTGTTTTTTCGTTCTCGTTATCTTGGAAGCGACTGTTCGGGCGGACCTTTCAGCATAACCTAGTGCTCTCCATACGCGGTTGAATCCAGCAACTTCCCTGCCTTCAATGGGTTCATAATCGCCATGGGGATGGCACCCGGTCGGAGACCCACCATGCGACGCAAGCAACTGACGGTCCTGCTGGTAATTCTCGCCTGTGCGGTTTCGGCCTCGCTCTGGGCCGGCAATAAGAAAAAAGACAAGAAAGCAACGGCCCAGCTGGACGAGCGGCAGCGGGCGCTGCACGCGCTCAACCGGCTGACCTTTGGGCCGCGGCCGGGCGACGTGGACCGCGTAGCCGCCATGGGCGTGGACCAGTGGATCGAGCAGCAACTGCATCCCGAAAAGATTGACGACTCGGCGCTGGAAGCGCGCCTGGAGCCGCTGCGCACTCTGCATATGGATGCCCGTCAACTGGTGGAGAACTTCCCTCCTCCGCAGTTGATCAAGCAGGTGGCGGACGGGCGCAGGTCCATGCCATCGGACAAGACGGAGCGCGCGATCTACGAATCGCAGGTGGAGAAGTACCAGGACAGGCAGGAGAAGAAAGCCGCCAAGGCCGCACCGGCCGATCAAGCGGGCGAGGATCAGGGAATGATGCTCACGGAAGAGCAGAAAGCGGAACGTCGCGAGGCCCGCATGTACGCGCGCGAGCAGCTCGACAAAATCCTCGCGCTGCCGACGCCGGACAAGCGCATGCAGGCGATCCTGGCGATGGATCCGCAACAACGTCAGATGCTGGCACGGGCGCTTCCGCCGGAAGAGCGCGAGCAGTTGATGAACTCGCTGTCGCCGCAGCAGCGCGAGCAGTTGATGGCGATGAACAATCCGCCGCAGGTGGTCGCCACCGAGTTGATGCAGGGCAAGGTCCTGCGGGCGGCCTACAGCGAGCGTCAGCTCGACGAGGTGATGACCGATTTCTGGTTTAACCACTTCAACGTATTCATCGGCAAGGGAGCGGACCGCTACCTGGTCGGCGAGTACGAGCGCGATGTGATCCGTCCGCACGCGCTCGGCAAGTTCCAGGACCTGCTGATGGCCACCGCGAAAAGTCCGGCCATGATGTTCTACCTGGACAACTGGCAGAGCGTGGGGCCGCGGTCGCCGGTGGGGCTGGGCGGGCCGCCGCGGGCGAGGAACGCCGCCCGCATGGGCCGGATTCGCCCGTTTGGCGGGCCTTTCGGGCTGCCGTACCCCAGGCCGCAGCAGCGTCCGCAACCGCCGCAGCAGGCTAACGCCAAAAAGCAGCCGCGCGGGTTGAACGAGAACTACGCGCGCGAATTGATGGAATTGCACACCCTCGGAGTGGACGGCGGATACACGCAGAAGGACGTCACCGAAATGGCGCGCGTGTTCACCGGGTGGACGATCAGGGAACCGCGGCGCGGCGGAGATTTCGATTTCAACCCGCGCATGCACGAGCCCGGCGCCAAGTTCGTGCTCGGACATACGATCAAGGAACATGGCGAGGGTGAAGGCAAGGAGATGCTGACAATCCTGGCGCATCATCCTTCGACGGCGCACTTCATCTCGAAGAAGCTGGCGATGCGGTTCGTCTCCAACAATCCGCCGGAAGCGCTGGTGAACCGCATGGCGGGCACGTTCCTGAAAAGCGATGGCGATATCCGGCAGGTGTTGCGCACCATGTTCGACTCGCCGGAATTCTGGGCGCCGCAGGCGTATCGCGCGAAGGTGAAGACGCCGCTGGAGTTCGTGGTATCGGCGGTGCGGGCAAGCGGCGCGGATGTGAGCAACGCGCTGCCGCTGGTGCAGACGCTGAACCAGATGGGCATGCCGCTGTACGGGGCGCAACCGCCAACCGGGTACTCGATGAAAGCGGAAACCTGGGTGAATTCGGCGGCGCTGTTGAACCGCATGAACTTCGCGCTGCGCTTCACCTCGGGGCGGATGCCGGGAGTGACGTTTGCGCCCGAGCGCGTGCTGGGGTCGACGGAGGCCCCAGGCGATACCAATGCGGCGCTGGCCAGACTGGAAAACACGCTGCTGGCCGGCGACCTGTCGAAGCAGACACACGAGACCATCCTGAAGCATGCCGTGGATCCGCAAGTCACCGGGCGCGTGCTGGACGATCCGTCACGGCCGGTGAACGTGGGAGTGCTGGCAGGATTGATCTTGGGGTCGCCGGAGTTCCAGAAAAGATAGCTGTCAGCTCTCAGCCATCAGCTATCAGCTAGAAACCGGTTTTGCTGAAAGCTGACAGCTGAGAGCTAAGTGGAGTCCGCAATGTCAATTACTCGGAGAGTCTTTCTCAAGGGCGGAGCGATGGCCGTGGTGGGGACGACGGTGGTGCCGGCGTTCCTGCAACGGGTGGCGTTCGCGTCGGAGAAGACGGCGACGGGCAAGAAGCGATTCGTCGTCATCTTCCAGCGGGGCGCGGCGGACGGGCTGAACATCGTGGTGCCGCATGGCGAGGCGTCGTATTACGCGATGCGGCCGACGATTGCCATCCCGCGGCA is a window encoding:
- a CDS encoding HD domain-containing protein — its product is MGVTNDNFRRLLLTFQALSELGSEMTADTDFGQRAQSILSCVMEAADVREGALFVFRDKPAVLATVAVRGYTSFPGQGVIPLLPKHVHALNNVRAPLLISRAAWEQYLSSNGNVAPELFKCIAPLRVGGKLVGMVALGRRGEDEPYGEDDLQAIGMMVHYVALAVHNHTLSESLAQRVSEHLKLLGSVHNFYDTALETFANAIDIKHVNVRGHSLRVGRYSAGIADAMGLEQTEVAGLRAAGYLHDIGKVAVDKRLFAKPSALNEDEFREMADHTVVGHQIVRGVEFPWPKVPEVVRSHHERTDRSGYPDRLAADEIAMPARITAVADSFDAMTSERPYRSGMTVGEALSEIVRIAPLKFDINAVQALMVQVRRDAVGRKENRFLAERTVCNIAPTDIDVLASALNHKITHGRIYSA
- a CDS encoding HAD family hydrolase — protein: MIKGMSGFPQGNGAQALLIDADDTLWENNIYFERAIAGFISYLNHREYSPEQVRAALNEVERECIISHGYGLHSFAHALMRTFEQLAVEPVAPEQHERIRSFAHAIAEHPVEILAGVPETLEYLAARHHLILMTKGDFTEQSGKVERSGLKEFFAAVEIVAEKNAAIYGEVVAKYGLAHDATWMIGNSPKSDINPALAAGLNAVFVPHDQTWILEHEEVAEAPPGQRLLVVEKFAGLREHF
- a CDS encoding DUF1800 family protein, with product MRRKQLTVLLVILACAVSASLWAGNKKKDKKATAQLDERQRALHALNRLTFGPRPGDVDRVAAMGVDQWIEQQLHPEKIDDSALEARLEPLRTLHMDARQLVENFPPPQLIKQVADGRRSMPSDKTERAIYESQVEKYQDRQEKKAAKAAPADQAGEDQGMMLTEEQKAERREARMYAREQLDKILALPTPDKRMQAILAMDPQQRQMLARALPPEEREQLMNSLSPQQREQLMAMNNPPQVVATELMQGKVLRAAYSERQLDEVMTDFWFNHFNVFIGKGADRYLVGEYERDVIRPHALGKFQDLLMATAKSPAMMFYLDNWQSVGPRSPVGLGGPPRARNAARMGRIRPFGGPFGLPYPRPQQRPQPPQQANAKKQPRGLNENYARELMELHTLGVDGGYTQKDVTEMARVFTGWTIREPRRGGDFDFNPRMHEPGAKFVLGHTIKEHGEGEGKEMLTILAHHPSTAHFISKKLAMRFVSNNPPEALVNRMAGTFLKSDGDIRQVLRTMFDSPEFWAPQAYRAKVKTPLEFVVSAVRASGADVSNALPLVQTLNQMGMPLYGAQPPTGYSMKAETWVNSAALLNRMNFALRFTSGRMPGVTFAPERVLGSTEAPGDTNAALARLENTLLAGDLSKQTHETILKHAVDPQVTGRVLDDPSRPVNVGVLAGLILGSPEFQKR